One region of Flavobacterium pisciphilum genomic DNA includes:
- a CDS encoding VanZ family protein: MLKKIFFLCLALLWTGVIIFLCLTESSNIPVVSIPHIDKLVHFCFYFGFAFLWFLYFKKQFKNADDFRPLLLSFVFSTFFGITIEILQSEYTLTRSADMMDFLANSLGATSAIIAVLLFNKIVTKIVN, translated from the coding sequence GTGCTTAAAAAAATATTTTTTTTATGTTTGGCTTTATTATGGACAGGGGTTATTATTTTTCTCTGTTTGACCGAGTCAAGTAATATACCGGTTGTAAGTATACCTCACATAGATAAATTAGTTCATTTTTGTTTTTATTTTGGTTTTGCTTTTCTGTGGTTTTTGTATTTTAAAAAACAATTTAAGAATGCAGATGATTTTAGACCATTATTACTTTCTTTTGTTTTTTCGACCTTTTTTGGAATTACAATCGAAATCTTGCAAAGTGAATACACTTTAACAAGAAGTGCAGACATGATGGATTTTTTGGCAAATTCGCTAGGAGCAACATCAGCCATAATTGCTGTATTGTTGTTTAATAAGATAGTCACTAAAATAGTAAATTAA
- the deoC gene encoding deoxyribose-phosphate aldolase, with product MNIRQYLDSTYLKTAAQANLTEAENTQIVKDTIEEAIAEQFKLIMIRPDKVSLAKEMISEAKSSLLIGTVIDFPEGKSSLEAKLAEANVAIQDGANELDFVCNYEAFKNGEIDLVKNEILQCTLLGLTNNKVVKWIIEVAALNDKEIIQLSALIKNIIIQNFEENEYSSVFVKSSTGFYKTENNLPNGATVPSIIKMLENASPLPVKAAGGVRTYEEAVEMINLGVKRIGTSNAKAIANGEISQNQY from the coding sequence ATGAATATTAGACAATACTTAGACTCAACATATTTAAAAACGGCTGCTCAGGCAAATTTGACAGAAGCAGAAAATACACAGATAGTTAAGGATACTATTGAAGAAGCTATAGCAGAGCAATTCAAATTGATAATGATTCGTCCAGACAAAGTAAGTTTAGCTAAGGAAATGATTTCGGAGGCTAAATCGAGTCTTTTAATAGGGACAGTAATTGATTTTCCAGAAGGAAAATCAAGTTTAGAAGCAAAGTTAGCGGAGGCAAATGTAGCGATACAAGATGGAGCAAATGAATTGGATTTTGTATGCAACTACGAAGCTTTCAAAAATGGAGAAATTGATTTAGTGAAGAATGAAATTTTACAGTGTACACTATTAGGATTGACTAATAATAAAGTTGTAAAATGGATTATTGAAGTTGCTGCGCTTAATGATAAAGAAATTATACAATTGTCAGCATTGATAAAGAATATAATTATTCAAAATTTTGAAGAGAATGAATACTCTTCAGTTTTTGTAAAATCATCGACAGGTTTTTATAAAACAGAAAATAACTTGCCAAATGGCGCTACAGTTCCGTCAATTATAAAGATGTTAGAAAATGCTTCACCATTACCTGTAAAAGCAGCAGGAGGCGTGAGAACATACGAAGAAGCTGTTGAAATGATCAATCTTGGAGTGAAGCGCATAGGAACATCAAATGCCAAAGCAATTGCAAACGGGGAAATTTCGCAAAACCAATACTAA
- the gcvH gene encoding glycine cleavage system protein GcvH translates to MNIPTNLKYTKDHEWVSIEGDVATVGITHFAQKELGDIVYVEVETLDQTLDKDEVFGTVEAVKTVSDLFLPLSGEIIAFNESLESAPETVNSDPYGDGWMIKIKISDTSELDSLLSAEAYKELIGA, encoded by the coding sequence ATGAATATACCAACAAATTTAAAGTACACAAAGGATCACGAATGGGTTAGCATTGAAGGTGATGTTGCAACAGTAGGAATTACTCATTTTGCACAAAAAGAATTAGGAGATATTGTTTATGTTGAAGTAGAGACTTTAGATCAAACACTTGATAAAGATGAAGTTTTTGGAACAGTTGAAGCTGTAAAAACAGTTTCAGATTTGTTCTTGCCTTTGTCTGGAGAAATTATTGCTTTTAACGAAAGTTTAGAAAGTGCTCCAGAAACAGTAAATTCTGATCCTTATGGAGACGGATGGATGATTAAAATTAAAATTTCAGATACATCAGAATTAGATTCTTTATTATCTGCTGAGGCTTATAAAGAATTAATAGGTGCTTAA